The following proteins come from a genomic window of Gossypium raimondii isolate GPD5lz chromosome 5, ASM2569854v1, whole genome shotgun sequence:
- the LOC105769933 gene encoding uncharacterized protein LOC105769933 produces the protein MALNGGLRSASKFLTSSSQSLLHKSGNRGFHSTGVKRMGGGHGHDEPYYLHAKHMYNLDRMKNQKLTMSLGVLTAFSIGVFVPIYAVIFQQKKTASG, from the exons ATGGCGTTGAACGGTGGTCTTAGATCGGCTTCGAAGTTTCTGACTTCGTCCTCTCAATCACTTCTCCACAAGTCTG GCAATAGAGGGTTTCATTCAACTGGAGTGAAGAGAATGGGGGGAGGGCATGGGCATGATGAACCGTATTACCTCCATGCTAAACATATGTACAACTTGGATAGGATGAAAAATCAGAAGCTGACAATGTCTCTTGGAGTTTTGACAGCCTTCAGCATTGGTGTGTTTGTTCCTATCTATGCTGTCATTTTCCAGCAGAAAAAGACTGCATCtggttga